From Argopecten irradians isolate NY chromosome 2, Ai_NY, whole genome shotgun sequence, the proteins below share one genomic window:
- the LOC138316326 gene encoding oxidative stress-induced growth inhibitor 1-like has translation MKMSSTSCHANGTEYTDVIVIGNGPSAICLSYFLSGHRPYYNGLPHSNPYLHTKLQEIGQTQTIVDQDLDYLSEGLEGRTTNPVALLFDALVHPDADMGAEIPSLLDWKKEEEHAFRHIVLGRGKVGGAWQKMDGSMQTLSLGNWMELPSVPLKEWRDRKFREGESLDPCSNRATISDVRNYYMDYVANLDLQNHFYDHHTVTSIQKVYQVRNGMDLESGEVEPCCNDIAKNHTYLWEVRGYISSADQSFEDEEDVHRREFCIQAPHVVVATGTFDIPNTLNISGEFLPHVIHSLHDFESALKSWNEIPRSTDDPVLIVGAGLSAADAILMALNANLPVIHVFRRGANDSNLIFKKLPQGLYPEYHRIHSLMKGKVVDPLYRPYEKHRLVQIDEDKRVLLENTKGNDITTVDVTIAVILIGSRPNLSFLPEEGRSLGVDPQHPINSKNNTLDVDLFSYESVKHKGLFSMGPLVGDNFVRFGIGGALGVTNYLVKNRKKGNPCC, from the exons GAAATGGTCCGTCTGCGATCTGCCTGTCGTATTTCCTGTCTGGACACAGACCATACTACAATGGACTGCCACACTCCAACCCGTATCTCCACACCAAGTTACAGGAGATTGGACAGACACAGACCATTGTAGATCAg GACCTTGACTATCTATCAGAGGGCCTAGAAGGGCGGACAACTAACCCAGTGGCTCTATTGTTCGATGCACTTGTCCACCCTGATGCTGATATGGGAGCTGAGATCCCGTCTCTACTCGACTGGAAGAAGGAAGAGGAGCATGCCTTTAGACACATTGTTCTGGGGCGTGGCAAAGTGGGCGGGGCTTGGCAG AAAATGGACGGGAGTATGCAAACATTGAGTCTGGGAAACTGGATGGAGTTGCCATCCGTTCCGCTGAAGGAGTGGCGTGACCGCAAATTCAG AGAGGGTGAATCTCTTGATCCTTGCAGTAACCGAGCAACCATATCCGATGTTAGAAATTACTACATGGACTATGTGGCCAATCTTGACCTTCAGAATCACTTTTATGACCATCACACGGTCACATCAATCCAGAAAGTCTACCAAGTCCGTAACGGCATGGACCTCGAGAGTGGTGAAGTGGAACCATGCTGCAATGACATTGCCAAAAATCACACCTACCTATGGGAAGTTCGAGGTTACATCAGCTCGGCTGATCAATCTTTTGAAGATGAGGAGGATGTCCATCGTCGGGAGTTTTGTATCCAGGCACCACATGTGGTGGTTGCTACTGGGACATTTGATATTCCAAACACACTGAATATATCAGGAGAATTCCTACCACACGTTATACATTCACTCCATGATTTTGAATCTGCGCTCAAGAGTTGGAACGAGATACCAAGATCTACTGACGACCCAGTGTTAATTGTAGGTGCAGGGTTAAGCGCTGCCGATGCCATCCTTATGGCTTTAAATGCAAACCTTCCAGTGATTCATGTTTTCAGAAGAGGAGCTAATGACTCCAATCTAATATTTAAAAAACTACCTCAGGGTCTATACCCGGAATACCACAGAATCCACTCACTAATGAAGGGCAAAGTGGTTGATCCACTGTACAGGCCGTACGAGAAACATCGCTTGGTGCAAATCGACGAAGACAAACGTGTTTTGTTGGAAAATACCAAAGGAAATGATATCACTACTGTTGATGTCACGATCGCTGTCATTTTGATTGGCTCACGGCCTAATTTATCCTTTCTCCCGGAAGAAGGAAGGAGTTTGGGCGTTGATCCTCAACATCCAATCAACAGCAAGAACAATACATTGGACGTCGACCTGTTCTCCTACGAGTCGGTGAAGCATAAAGGCCTGTTTTCTATGGGACCACTAGTCGGGGATAACTTTGTTAGGTTTGGTATTGGTGGAGCACTAGGTGTAACTAACTATCTTGTTAAAAATAGAAAGAAAGGAAATCCCTGCTGTTGA